The DNA sequence GTCAGCACTGATGCTTTTATCCAGAACAAAATGCTACTATAAACTGCGAGCGCTAGAGAAAAAAACACAACAACGACTTGCCTTTCATGCGCGCACTAAACTGCCCACGCAAGAAAATAATATTAATGACTTTACGACTCTCTATAACGGCATGCCCCTATTTTACGCATTGGTTAATGTGCCATTTTTAACTCAGCTTAATGAGTTGTATGGCGTCAGATTGGCAGATAAAATAGAAGCAAAACTTGGCGAAACATTGAAAAGGCACTTTGCTGGCAGGGTTAACATTTTCCATTTACGTGATAATCAAATTTTATTTATTAGCAAGCAGACTAACTACCCAAATGCAGCCGGCTTAGCAGATAAAATTGAACAATTTTTTAATCACTTCACGACCCAATACCATTTACCAAAAACGATTTCGACAGGCATTGTCGCGTACCCGTTTTTAAACAATGCCAGCCGGGCCATCAGCGCCTCCCAGACTTTAAATCTAAATAGTTTGGCACTTTTTGCCGCAAGCCAAATTAGCAGTTCAAAACAGCAAAACAGCTGGGTTGAACTCTATGCCATTGATAATTTGCAACCCGCTTTTTTTGATGGCGATTTATGGCGATTAGGCCAAATTGCGATTGCTAAAGGACTGGTCAAAATCCATTCCTGCAACAGGGATTATCTGTTTATTTGGCCTGAACTTAAAAATCCAAAAACAGTTGAAGAGATCAATCAACGGTTGCAAGACTAATGCCTAGCGAGATAGCTGTAAAAACAAAACATTATTAAATGTAATTACCGTAACATGGAAATTATGCATATTTTTCTTATACTTACATACCCAGACGTAGGGATTACCGTAAGTAGACAAGCGTACTTTTTATAAATCAAAAAGTGTTAAGGAGATAATCACCTCCTTACTCCCGTATCCTCAGTTAGCTGGATATAGATCAATATACAAGGAGATTCCATGATCGCCCATATAAACCCTATCGGAAGCATGGCTTTATTATCGCAACTTGAAGTGAATGAATTACAAAAAAATGCAGATTGCGATATTTATAATGTATTTCGTAACTGCTCCCTTGCAGTGCTTAATTCAGGCAGCCATACGGACAGCAGCAAAGAAATTTTAGAAAAATATAAAACGTTTGAAATTAAAGTGTTACATCAGGAAAAAGGCGTAAAAATCGAGCTGCACAACCCGCCGGAAGACGCCTTTATTGATGGCCAGCTGATCAAGGGTATTCAGGAGCATCTCTTTGCGGTATTACGCGATCTGCTATATGTTAATACCCAAATTAGAATCGGGGGTGAAAATGAAAATCAGTCCTCGCAAATCACTAGTTTAGTTTTTTCTATTTTACGTAATGCGAGTATTTTACAAGCAGGTGTAGAGCCGAATATTATTGTCTGTTGGGGCGGGCATTCGATAAGATCAGAGGAATATGATTATACTCGGGAAGTGGGCAGCCAATTAGGATTAAGAGAGCTTAATATCTGTACCGGTTGTGGCCCCGGTGCGATGGAAGGTCCGATGAAAGGGGCTGCCATCGGCCATGCTAAACAACGGGTTAATAATGGTCGACATATCGGTATTACAGAGCCGGGTATTATCGCCGCTGAGCCACCTAATCCAATTGTTAATGAGTTAGTTATTTTACCCGATATTGAAAAACGTCTTGAGGCATTTATACGCATCGCACACGGTATTGTTATTTTCCCCGGCGGCCCGGGAACCGCAGAGGAGTTATTGTATCTGTTAGGCATAATGATGCACCCGGAAAATAAACGTCAACCTTTCCCTATTATTTTGACCGGCCCCAAAGGCAGTGAATCCTATTTTAAGGCAATCGATAAATTTATCGCCGGCACCCTAGGTGAAGAGGCCCAGTCACATTATCAAATAATTATTGCAGATCCTGCTTTAGTCGCGCAAACACTCAAAAAATCGATGTCAAAAGTCACTGAATATCGCCGTGCTATTGGTGATGCTTTTTCGTTTAACTGGTCACTTAAAATAACGGAATCCTTCCAAGAACCTTTTTATCCTAACCATACTAATATGAAAAATTTAGTATTAAACAATGAACAACCAAGTGAACAATTGGCATCAAATTTACGCCGTGTTTTTTCAGGTATAGTTGGTGGCAACGTCAAAGATGAAGGCATTAAATCGATAGAAAAATACGGTCCCTTTGAACTTAAAGGTGATCCGCAGTTAATGAAAAAAGTAGATGTTTTATTAGAAAGTTTTATTAAACAGGGACGGA is a window from the Psychromonas ingrahamii 37 genome containing:
- the ppnN gene encoding nucleotide 5'-monophosphate nucleosidase PpnN, which codes for MIAHINPIGSMALLSQLEVNELQKNADCDIYNVFRNCSLAVLNSGSHTDSSKEILEKYKTFEIKVLHQEKGVKIELHNPPEDAFIDGQLIKGIQEHLFAVLRDLLYVNTQIRIGGENENQSSQITSLVFSILRNASILQAGVEPNIIVCWGGHSIRSEEYDYTREVGSQLGLRELNICTGCGPGAMEGPMKGAAIGHAKQRVNNGRHIGITEPGIIAAEPPNPIVNELVILPDIEKRLEAFIRIAHGIVIFPGGPGTAEELLYLLGIMMHPENKRQPFPIILTGPKGSESYFKAIDKFIAGTLGEEAQSHYQIIIADPALVAQTLKKSMSKVTEYRRAIGDAFSFNWSLKITESFQEPFYPNHTNMKNLVLNNEQPSEQLASNLRRVFSGIVGGNVKDEGIKSIEKYGPFELKGDPQLMKKVDVLLESFIKQGRMKLPGTVYTPCYKIIK